The stretch of DNA TTCCGCTgccagtagatatgctaaacttacCAAGCTCttcgcctttcgactcaaggcatcggccaccacattggccttcccgagatgatatagaatgatgatatcatagtccttaagcaactctaaccatctccactactgcaagttaaaatcattctgtttgaacagatgttgtagactccggtagtcggtaaagacctcacaagggacaccgtgcaaataatgccgccagatattcaatgcatgaacaatagctgccaattccaagtcgtggactgaataattcttctcatgggtctttagctttcgagacgcgtaggcaatcaccctaccgccttgcatcaacaccgtgccaaggccaacacgtaacgcatcacaatacacagtataagactccgaacttataggcaacaccaacactgaggttgtagtcaaagcagtattgagcttttgaaagctcgcctcacactacccggaccatctgaaaggagtaCCTTTCTGGGTCTATCTGGTCATAAGTttagcaatagatgagaaaccctctacgaaacggcgataatacccgaccaaaccaagaaaaccccgaatctcagtagttgaggatggtctgggccaactctgaactgcttcaaCCTTctacagatctaccttgatcccctcactcgacaccacataacccaaaaatgccactgaatcaatccagaattcacactttaagaATTTTTCATACAACTttttctctctcaaggtctggagcacgatccctaggtgatgctcatgatcttcccgaccacgggagtacaccaagatgtcatcaataaacacaatgacgaatggattaagatatggctggaatatgctattcatcaggtgcataaatgctgctggggctttggtcagcccaaatgacatcacaaggaactcgttgTGACTATACCGAGTCATAAaggcagtcttcagaatatccggatcctgaatcttcagttgatgataacctgaccacaaatcaatctttgagaacactctagcaccctgtagctgatcaaataagtcatcaatgtgcggcaatggatacatgttcttcactgtaaccttgttcaactaccgataatcaatacacatgtgcatagaaccatccttcttcttctttttcacaaacaagaccggagcaccccaaggcgacacactaggtcgaatgaaaaccttatcaagaaactcttgcaactactcttttaactccttcaactccgttggggccatacaatatggtggaataaaaatgggctaagtACCCGGTAATAAGTCAatgccaaaatcgatatccctatcaggcATCATGCATAGAAGATCCGCTGAaaatacatctgggaagtctTTCACTAtcgaaactgactcaacggtaggagtatcagcactgacgTCTCTTAgaaaggctagataagcatcacaTCCCTTCTCCACCATctgctgagcctttagaaatgatacaaccctactaggaacataatccaatgtaCTCCTCCACTCTAGCCATGGAAAACCTGGCATAGCTAATGCCACTGTCATGGCGTGACAATCcataatagcatgatagggagacaaccagtccatgcccaagataacatcaaagtctaccatactaagtaacactagatcaactctggtctcaaaaccactaataacaactaaacacgattgatatacacggtccacaacaatagagtCTCCCATatgcgtggacacataaataggagaactcaaagaattatgagatatatccaaatacagagcaaagtaagatgacacatatgaataagtggatcccgaatcaaataagcctgatgcatctctatggtaaATCGGAACCATAGCTATAATGACTTTGTCTGAAACAACTGCCTCCATCCTatccggaaaagcatagaatttggcctggcctcccctctaATGCGACCTTTACCCACCCGTCCCCCACCCCAAGCTGGCTATGcgggtggagcggcaactgggTCAGCAACCATGGCttgagaagtctgtggacctgATTGAATCTGTGAAGCCTGactagtctgtggaggtgcaccccctGAGTCTGGAgaaatctctaaccatgtgaTGG from Nicotiana tomentosiformis chromosome 11, ASM39032v3, whole genome shotgun sequence encodes:
- the LOC138901314 gene encoding uncharacterized protein; the encoded protein is MEAVVSDKVIIAMVPIYHRDASGLFDSGSTYSYVSSYFALYLDISHNSLSSPIYVSTHMGDSIVVDRVYQSCLVVISGFETRVDLVLLSMVDFDVILGMDWLSPYHAIMDCHAMTVALAMPGFPWLEWRSTLDYVPSRVVSFLKAQQMVEKGCDAYLAFLRDVSADTPTVESVSIVKDFPDVFSADLLCMMPDRDIDFGIDLLPGT